GACCAATAGTGGCCAGTACTTTGGCTGGCGTAGATGGTCAGCAACCTTGGATAAGCCCTGAAGTTTGTTGCCGGCTTCAATGACTCGGTCATCAGAATGAATCGGAAGGTTCAAAGCTTGACTGGTCGGTGCGGCAGTCTGCTGCGCACGAATCAATGGAGACGCCACGAGCCGAACCACATTGGCTCCCTCGGCCTGACGCTGTGCGAAGAATTCACCAGCAGCATCAGCCATCTTGAAACCCAGCTCCGAGAGTCCGAAACCGGGGATCCGTCCGTAGAGGATACGGTCAGGGTTGAAAACTTCCCCATGGCGCAACAAATGGACGGTCGTTAAAGGCATGAGTCCAGTGTCTCAAAGATTCAGTGCGAAACCGCCATATTGTGTCCACCATCAACTATTCACAGCGCATGCATGGGATTCCCATATGGAAAAACCATCCTTTCGGAGGGCTTGCTCACAAAGCTGTGCCACTAGTCTTAGTAATAAAGGTAATTCGACCCAAAGGATGATGAATTATGAGCAACTACGATCCGAACCAACCGGGCCAGCCATATAACCCGGAATCAGGTGCTCAGAACCCGGCCCCGAACCCGTATGGTGAAAACCCATACGCGCAACAGCCTTCCTCGTACCAGCAGAACCCTTACGGGCAGTCTCCGATGGCACCTGGTTTTAACCAGTACCCAAATCAGGGCGGTTACGCTGCAGTTCAGGCACCCAAAGAGCGTCCGAAGACTCTGCAGATTTCCTTCTTGCTGATTCTGCTTTCAGGAGTCGTGGGCGCGATCGCCAGTTGGATGATTTCTACCTCCAACATGTTTGGCAACATGATTTCCACGCAGTGGTCATTGATTGAGCCAGAATTACAATCACAAATGCAGTCCACGCCTGAGATGGCTCAGGACCCTACCTTGCAGCAGATGATGAGCAGCCCTGAGGCTTTCATTTCACAGGCCAACACCATGTTGTCCAGCTTTGCTTTGGTGGGGGCCGTTATTTCGGTCATCCTGTACTTCTTGGTTGGTTTCTTTGTTGGCCGTGGTGTCGGAGCCATGCGTGTCATTGCCACGATCTTGGCTGTACTCTCGCTCTTCGGTCTGTTCTCCACGGTGCCGATGATCAGCATGTACGCTGACAGCGAGGCCGGTGCCCTGAACGCGGTCTACATCATCGGGATCTTGCTCGGCATCGCCGGTGTAGTCTTCGCGTGGTTGCGTCCGTCATCGGAATACATTGCACAACGTCGTATGGCACGTCGCGCTGGCTACCGCTAAACCGATAGCTCGTCCATAGCCAAAAATAGCGTTGTTCTTTCGTCAAAACTGACGAAAGAACAACGCTATTGGTTTATCTGCTTGGATTTAGCCTTGAACCGCTAGGTAGGCCAAGATCTGAAGTTCTGTAGACAGATCAACCCTGCGCAGGTTCATACCAGTTGGAACTTTCAGTGGCTTAGGAGCGAAGGACAGTACTGAACGCACCGACAGGTCCGCTAATGAGTCAACCAAGTCTTGGGCGGCATCGCCCGGGACCGCGAGCACCGCGATATTGATTTCTTCGCGGGCCACCACCGTGGCGAGTTCGCTGATGGGTTCAACACGTAGTGCACCAACGGGCTCACCGATGAGAGCTGGGTCCACGTCCAAGATGGCTTTGACGTTAAAACCACGTGAGGTGAATCCGGCGTAACCGCTGAGCGCGCGTCCGAGGTTACCGGCGCCGAGGATGGCGACTTTCCAGTCTTGGTTCAGGCCTAGGGTTCTGCTGATGTGTTCGGCTAATTCACGCACAACATAGCCGACGCCCCGGGTGCCGTAGGAGCCAAGCCATGAAAGGTCTTTGCGTAGAATCGATGGGTTCACGCCGGCTTCTTTAGCCAGCACTCCGGAACTAGTGCGCTCTAAGCCTTGAGCTTCTAAAGCATTTAAAGCACGCAAATACTGTGTGAGTCGAGCCAATGTGGCTTCAGGCAGGACACGAGCTTCAAGCTCAGACATCTTGATTCTCCTGCACTTTCCAATGGGCTACTCGAGCACAACACATCGTCATTCTTTACTGCTGCGGTTAGTTGCTCAGCAGACGTTCTAGCCGTTGCGGATCGATGGTCCAGAAATCTCGAACCTGCCCATCGATAAACAACACTGGCACTTCCTCGTGGTGTTTGCTCAGAAGTTCTGGATGCTCGTCAATATCAAGTTCCGAAAATTCCATGTTCAAGCGGCTCGTTACCTCAGCAACCGTCGCTCTTGCAGCATGACAAAGATGACAATCTTTACGAACTAACAGCTGAATCTGATGCAATGTACTCACCTGACTATAATCTCACGAGCCGTAACCTCACTTGAACTTTACGATGAAATAAACTGGATCAAATGCCTTCCATCGATAACAACACCTCGCCGGCCTCGACACAGGCTCAAGGAACCGTTGCCGCCTTTTTTGACGTGGACAACACCCTGGTGCGTGGTGCTTCACTGTATTTGCTCGCGCGAAAGCTTCATGAACATCGCTTCTTTCAGTTCCGAGAGATCCTCTGGTTCGCGTTAAAGCAATTGCGCTTCGCCGCGCGCGGTGAACATTTGGGAGATATCCATCAGATTCGAGACCGCGCCTTGATGATGGTGCGTGGCATCCCGGTTGCCGATATTGAACAAATCGGCAATGAAATCTATGACGAATACATTGAACCGAAGCTGTGGTCCGGAACGGTGGCCATTGCCCGGCAACATTTACGTGTGGGTCGGGAGGTATGGCTGGTCACGGCCACTCCCCTAGAAGTGGCGAATGTCATTTCAAATCGTCTCGAACTTTCCGGCGCATTAGGCACTGTGGTGGAAAGCCGGGATGGTTTATACACCGGAGCGTTGGCCAGTCCCATCTTGCATGCCGCTGAAAAAGCGCAGGCAGTAAGGTCGCTGGCCAAAGACCGCGGGATCTCTCTCTCGCGTTCCTGGGCGTACTCGGATTCTTATAACGACGTTCCCCTGCTCGAAGCAGTTGGTCACCCGGTCTGCATTAATCCAGACGCGCGTCTACGTTCCTACGCCAAGCGTCGTGGCTGGCAGGTTTATGACTTCCGCACCGGCCAACGCGCCGCAAAATTCGGTCTACGGGCCGCTGGCGTGTTTGGAGCCTTGTGGGCTGCTAGACGCTCAATTCTGCGCCGTTCCGGCTCCTAGCGGGCCGTACAAGGTCGTAGGGATAAAGCAATCGCCACCGTTTGCAGGTGAACTGCGAATCGGTGGCGATGATTGCCTAGCGGCAACGTGCTCGAAGTATATTTACTTCTTATTGCGACGCTGGTGGCGAGTCTTACGAAGCAATTTGCGGTGCTTCTTCTTGGACATACGCTTGCGGCGCTTCTTGATAACAGAGCCCATAATGGTTCCTCACAAACTAATTAAATGCGTCAACCTTAAGCTTCCGCTTGCACTAAAGCAAGAGGGCAAGGTTGACCGGACGTTAAACGTTCCTTAATAGATTACCCGCTTTTCGGCCATGCTCTGACCATCGCGCGGACTATCGACCGTATGAACCGGTACCGTGCTGCGGATCAATGGCCGCAGCGCTGAGGTAAGATTCCACAGCGTTCTCTGGAACGCGATAGGAGCGGCCGAACTGAACGGCAGGCAGATCGCCTGCGTGAATCAGCCGATAAACCGTCATTTTGGAAACACGCATCATGTCAGCCACTTCGGCCACCGTCATGAAACGGGCTCCTGCAAAATTCTGTTTATCCGTCATGCGGGATATTCTCCTGACGCTGATCTCTATTTCGTCGCGTTACTAG
The nucleotide sequence above comes from Glutamicibacter sp. B1. Encoded proteins:
- a CDS encoding histidine phosphatase family protein, giving the protein MPLTTVHLLRHGEVFNPDRILYGRIPGFGLSELGFKMADAAGEFFAQRQAEGANVVRLVASPLIRAQQTAAPTSQALNLPIHSDDRVIEAGNKLQGLSKVADHLRQPKYWPLLVNPLKPSWGEPYVQQVQRMREAMDDHRRTAVAEHGADAEVIIVSHQLPIWVTRRDAENKPLWHDPRQRECTLASITSFDFDGDELVSVRYTEPCPELLAGAANIPGA
- a CDS encoding redox-sensing transcriptional repressor Rex; the encoded protein is MSELEARVLPEATLARLTQYLRALNALEAQGLERTSSGVLAKEAGVNPSILRKDLSWLGSYGTRGVGYVVRELAEHISRTLGLNQDWKVAILGAGNLGRALSGYAGFTSRGFNVKAILDVDPALIGEPVGALRVEPISELATVVAREEINIAVLAVPGDAAQDLVDSLADLSVRSVLSFAPKPLKVPTGMNLRRVDLSTELQILAYLAVQG
- a CDS encoding glutaredoxin family protein, translated to MSTLHQIQLLVRKDCHLCHAARATVAEVTSRLNMEFSELDIDEHPELLSKHHEEVPVLFIDGQVRDFWTIDPQRLERLLSN
- a CDS encoding HAD family hydrolase, whose translation is MPSIDNNTSPASTQAQGTVAAFFDVDNTLVRGASLYLLARKLHEHRFFQFREILWFALKQLRFAARGEHLGDIHQIRDRALMMVRGIPVADIEQIGNEIYDEYIEPKLWSGTVAIARQHLRVGREVWLVTATPLEVANVISNRLELSGALGTVVESRDGLYTGALASPILHAAEKAQAVRSLAKDRGISLSRSWAYSDSYNDVPLLEAVGHPVCINPDARLRSYAKRRGWQVYDFRTGQRAAKFGLRAAGVFGALWAARRSILRRSGS
- a CDS encoding 30S ribosomal protein bS22: MGSVIKKRRKRMSKKKHRKLLRKTRHQRRNKK
- a CDS encoding helix-turn-helix domain-containing protein, with product MTDKQNFAGARFMTVAEVADMMRVSKMTVYRLIHAGDLPAVQFGRSYRVPENAVESYLSAAAIDPQHGTGSYGR